Proteins co-encoded in one Candidatus Nanopelagicales bacterium genomic window:
- a CDS encoding DUF2510 domain-containing protein, with product MSQHIGAIDPGWYPDPHGEPRERYWDGHAWTDKTRPMVISIPARPKPPESKSE from the coding sequence ATGAGCCAACACATCGGTGCGATCGATCCCGGCTGGTACCCGGACCCCCACGGGGAACCCCGCGAGCGCTATTGGGATGGCCACGCATGGACTGACAAGACGCGTCCCATGGTCATCTCCATCCCGGCGCGCCCCAAGCCACCGGAGTCGAAGTCGGAGTAG
- a CDS encoding sulfatase-like hydrolase/transferase, whose product MQPGTWDALPSYDAEGRPDADLEKVYLEADRLDAYGFTGWVGPEPHGQSPLNSGSSNPTSNGRDAYYASQGVEQLRRLRQSNKPWLLVTSFVDPHDITIWGNLTLASRNYYLAQQLQGSTVPRDLFDSRYDTSSNEDLSGKPTAQASYRGVYEQAFQPTENNDAYRRFYYQLHANVDQQIGKVVKALKGGGTQFYRDTIVVFVSDHGELLGAHGGLFQKWHQAYDEVLRVPLVFHNPSLFPKAKATDVLTSHADLLPTMLGLAGADMKKVRRQLKRTHTQVREFPGRDLSGLLLGEKKPDRYKQPVYFMTDDEPTRGANQETTTGVMYAAVTQPCHVETVIAKLPTGPNGAPEQWKYNRYWDNPAFWSVPGVRDVVTMIEGNVNTPGDKQATTTVKTTPVPDQVEVYNMTKDPTEMNDLARDSRFRDQIAELAALLVDQRDAKRLEPRIRRREPGVPGGVGV is encoded by the coding sequence ATCCAGCCCGGAACCTGGGATGCGCTTCCCAGCTACGACGCTGAAGGGCGTCCCGATGCCGACTTGGAGAAGGTCTACCTCGAGGCGGATCGGCTCGACGCCTACGGTTTCACCGGCTGGGTCGGTCCGGAACCGCACGGCCAGAGTCCGTTGAACAGTGGATCATCGAACCCGACCAGCAACGGCCGCGACGCGTACTACGCCTCCCAGGGTGTGGAACAACTCAGGCGTCTGAGGCAGTCGAACAAGCCATGGTTGCTCGTGACCTCGTTCGTGGATCCGCACGACATCACCATTTGGGGAAACCTCACGCTCGCGTCGCGGAACTACTACCTTGCCCAACAACTGCAGGGGTCAACGGTCCCCAGGGATCTCTTCGACTCCCGTTACGACACCTCCAGCAACGAGGATCTCAGCGGCAAGCCCACTGCCCAGGCCAGCTACCGCGGCGTGTACGAGCAGGCGTTCCAGCCGACCGAGAACAACGACGCCTACCGGCGCTTCTACTACCAGTTGCACGCGAACGTCGATCAACAGATCGGCAAGGTGGTCAAGGCACTCAAGGGTGGTGGCACGCAGTTCTACCGCGACACCATCGTCGTCTTCGTCTCTGATCATGGCGAGTTGCTGGGTGCTCACGGCGGCTTGTTCCAGAAGTGGCACCAGGCCTACGACGAGGTGCTGCGCGTTCCCTTGGTGTTCCACAACCCCTCCCTCTTCCCCAAGGCAAAGGCCACGGACGTGCTGACCTCCCATGCGGATCTGTTGCCGACGATGCTGGGTCTCGCAGGTGCCGACATGAAGAAGGTCCGCCGCCAACTCAAACGCACACATACGCAGGTGCGTGAGTTCCCCGGGCGGGACTTGTCCGGGCTACTGCTGGGGGAGAAGAAGCCGGACCGCTACAAGCAACCGGTCTACTTCATGACGGACGACGAGCCGACCCGAGGTGCGAACCAGGAGACGACGACCGGTGTGATGTACGCGGCCGTGACGCAGCCCTGTCATGTGGAGACGGTGATCGCGAAGCTGCCGACCGGCCCCAACGGCGCCCCTGAGCAATGGAAGTACAACCGCTACTGGGACAACCCCGCGTTCTGGAGTGTCCCGGGGGTTCGCGATGTAGTCACGATGATCGAAGGGAACGTCAACACCCCCGGAGACAAGCAGGCCACGACCACCGTCAAGACAACACCGGTCCCTGACCAGGTCGAGGTCTACAACATGACCAAAGACCCCACGGAGATGAACGATCTGGCGCGCGACTCTCGATTCCGCGATCAGATCGCGGAGTTGGCGGCACTGCTCGTCGACCAACGTGATGCGAAGCGGCTGGAACCGCGGATCCGGCGCCGTGAGCCGGGAGTCCCTGGCGGAGTGGGGGTCTGA
- a CDS encoding alpha/beta fold hydrolase, translating to MSGCGLFLAVPENLAAPENATLDSPPEALAPGSITMAELETCPDHPRLRCGTMRLPLERAEPRRGEIDVAFAVRPRDDRGSPSQGAIVAIEGGPGYGSIDSAPGYVATFGSLLRHRELILVDARGAGSSQPIDCPDLQRERVDDELGVARCAEQLGTRWDSYRTSAAADDINDVRAALGYERVQMYGDSYGTFLAQSYAFRHGDTLEALVLDSAFPVRGESPWYPSLWATGIQGLTTACDRSPTCHGDARRRLDRFVALQHSRGEDIGPLLDAISAAGYSTPENYLDIDQAISDYLAGYERSYRELTAPGRRGFGAPGKYSVGQEMAISCNDYPMIWDKNAPDPDRRRQLADAIAAYPQDAFAPFTAEEIVMKSDYSYRECLGAPRPGDLYEPPAPQSATAPDIPVLVVAGELDNVTSPAEAEMTAALFPNSELFLWRNAGHVQSLNSPYSAGAITIRRFLRAHVDPGAVPDGDFAFRAIR from the coding sequence GTGAGCGGATGCGGGTTGTTCCTCGCAGTCCCCGAGAATCTCGCAGCCCCCGAAAACGCGACTCTCGACAGTCCTCCCGAGGCGTTGGCGCCCGGCAGCATCACCATGGCCGAACTCGAAACCTGCCCCGACCACCCTCGGCTGCGCTGCGGGACCATGCGGTTACCCCTGGAACGAGCGGAACCTCGACGGGGAGAGATCGACGTCGCGTTCGCTGTGCGTCCCCGCGACGATCGAGGGTCACCATCGCAGGGTGCCATCGTGGCGATCGAAGGAGGTCCGGGATACGGCAGCATCGACAGCGCACCCGGCTACGTGGCCACGTTCGGCTCCCTACTTCGCCACCGGGAACTGATCCTGGTGGACGCCCGTGGTGCCGGTTCATCCCAACCGATCGACTGCCCCGATCTACAGCGCGAACGTGTCGATGACGAGCTCGGTGTCGCGCGGTGCGCCGAACAGTTGGGCACCCGCTGGGACTCCTATCGCACATCGGCAGCCGCGGACGACATCAACGATGTGCGCGCGGCGCTGGGGTACGAGCGGGTACAGATGTACGGCGACTCCTATGGGACCTTCTTGGCCCAGTCCTACGCGTTCCGTCACGGCGACACCTTGGAAGCCCTCGTCCTCGACAGCGCATTCCCGGTCCGCGGGGAAAGCCCGTGGTACCCGAGCCTGTGGGCAACGGGAATCCAGGGCCTGACAACCGCCTGTGACCGCTCCCCCACGTGCCACGGCGATGCGCGCCGGCGCCTCGACCGGTTCGTGGCGCTCCAACACAGCCGAGGTGAGGACATCGGGCCGTTGCTGGACGCGATCAGCGCTGCCGGCTACTCGACACCAGAGAACTACCTGGACATCGATCAGGCGATCTCGGACTACCTCGCCGGATACGAGCGGAGCTACCGCGAACTCACTGCCCCCGGGCGTCGCGGGTTCGGAGCTCCGGGCAAATACTCCGTCGGGCAGGAGATGGCGATCAGCTGCAACGACTATCCGATGATCTGGGACAAGAACGCACCGGACCCGGATCGTCGCCGACAACTGGCGGACGCGATAGCCGCGTATCCCCAAGACGCCTTCGCCCCTTTCACCGCGGAGGAGATCGTCATGAAGTCCGACTACTCGTACCGGGAGTGTCTGGGTGCGCCTCGCCCCGGCGATCTCTACGAGCCGCCCGCCCCACAGTCAGCCACTGCCCCCGATATCCCGGTACTTGTTGTCGCCGGCGAGTTGGACAACGTCACATCTCCGGCGGAGGCCGAGATGACCGCCGCGCTGTTCCCCAACTCAGAGCTGTTCCTCTGGCGCAACGCTGGGCATGTCCAATCGCTCAACAGTCCATACTCAGCGGGTGCGATCACGATTCGCCGGTTCCTGCGGGCTCACGTCGACCCCGGGGCCGTCCCGGACGGGGACTTCGCCTTCCGCGCCATCCGATAG
- a CDS encoding amino acid permease, with protein MSAADTQHQPSAVSSRSTLGIVPATALVMGSVIGTGVFLLPAAFAPYGPISLVGFGLAAVGAVALALTFGALARRDPGAGGPYSYARSTFGALPGFLAAWFYWITAWVSRAGMVVGWIVYVEVFVNTDRNVIGSMVIGMVGLWLPAAINISGLRNMASVQVLTTVLKLIPLVIISTVGLFFIDWSLLTPFDLSGEAPLAAIVSCMALAVFAYLGVETASVAAGRVRNPRRNVPLASLLGTLACTAVYLMSTLVVFGTVSNADLQAPGAQPFVLSFDAMFGGSWAGYAVAIAAIISGFGAINGWTMVCAEISQVAAREGLFPKHFARESDRGIPVFGIVLSTGLASLLVVIGFVGQAGVGVFTVMVLLAGLSAAVPYGLSALALIDISRRQSTRTPGALWWLDGAVATVAVGFVILIIYGAFTAEGTRMNLLWMSLAALVVGLLIFYRMARKAKSPSGTAPGST; from the coding sequence ATGAGTGCCGCCGATACACAGCACCAGCCGTCCGCCGTGTCCTCGCGGTCGACATTGGGAATCGTCCCGGCCACGGCGTTGGTGATGGGTTCCGTGATCGGGACCGGCGTGTTCCTGCTCCCAGCCGCCTTCGCCCCCTACGGACCGATTTCGCTGGTGGGTTTTGGCCTGGCAGCTGTCGGTGCCGTCGCTCTGGCGCTCACCTTCGGTGCGCTGGCGCGGCGTGATCCAGGCGCGGGTGGTCCGTACTCCTATGCGCGCTCGACGTTCGGAGCGCTGCCAGGGTTCCTCGCCGCGTGGTTCTACTGGATCACCGCGTGGGTGTCGCGCGCCGGAATGGTCGTCGGATGGATCGTCTACGTCGAGGTGTTCGTGAACACCGATCGCAACGTGATCGGCAGCATGGTGATCGGGATGGTCGGTCTGTGGTTGCCCGCCGCCATCAATATCTCGGGGCTTCGCAACATGGCATCCGTGCAGGTCCTCACCACAGTCCTGAAGCTCATTCCGCTGGTGATCATCTCGACGGTCGGGCTGTTCTTCATCGACTGGAGCCTGTTGACGCCGTTCGACCTCTCTGGCGAAGCTCCGTTGGCCGCGATCGTCTCGTGCATGGCGTTGGCGGTCTTCGCCTACCTGGGTGTCGAGACGGCGTCGGTGGCTGCGGGGCGGGTGCGCAATCCGCGCCGCAACGTCCCTCTGGCCAGTCTGTTGGGCACACTCGCGTGCACCGCGGTCTATCTGATGTCGACCCTGGTGGTGTTCGGAACCGTTTCCAACGCCGATCTGCAGGCCCCCGGTGCCCAGCCCTTCGTGCTGTCGTTCGACGCGATGTTCGGCGGATCGTGGGCTGGTTACGCGGTTGCCATCGCAGCCATCATCTCGGGGTTCGGCGCGATCAACGGGTGGACGATGGTGTGCGCCGAGATCTCGCAGGTGGCAGCTCGCGAGGGACTGTTCCCGAAGCACTTCGCTCGCGAGTCGGATCGAGGGATCCCCGTTTTCGGCATCGTGTTGTCGACGGGCCTGGCGTCGCTGCTGGTCGTCATCGGTTTCGTGGGTCAGGCGGGCGTGGGGGTGTTCACGGTGATGGTGTTGCTCGCTGGGCTCAGCGCTGCGGTGCCCTACGGACTCAGTGCACTGGCCTTGATCGACATCTCCCGGCGTCAGTCGACCCGCACTCCCGGAGCACTCTGGTGGCTCGACGGCGCCGTCGCGACCGTTGCGGTCGGTTTCGTCATCCTGATCATCTACGGCGCCTTCACCGCGGAGGGAACTCGCATGAACCTGCTGTGGATGTCCCTGGCTGCGCTGGTGGTCGGACTCTTGATCTTCTATCGGATGGCGCGGAAGGCGAAGTCCCCGTCCGGGACGGCCCCGGGGTCGACGTGA
- a CDS encoding aminotransferase class V-fold PLP-dependent enzyme, protein MSSLTAIPDRDPELVDTPLMLTVRNSVIGDDQVMDGPYGPRRVTYADYTASGRALTFIEDFIRNEMLPRYANTHTESSGTGLQTTRLREDARALVAESVGADDEYAVIFAGAGCTGAIDKLVGILNIRVPADLDAKYRLTDHIPADERPVVFIGPYEHHSNELPWRESIADVVVIHEDPDGQIDASQLESELVTYADRPLLIGSFSAASNVTGIMSDVQGITRLLHAHGALAFWDYAAAAPYVEIDMTPGADDLAIDAIFFSPHKFIGGPETPGVLVVRRELVTNSVPDVVGGGTVLFVNPDEHVYLSDIVHREEGGTPAIIEAVRAGLVMQLKSAVGIDVIRAHETDFVHRAMRVWERNPAIEILGSHEADRLSIVSFTIHTPSGRYLHHNAAVAMLNDLFGIQSRGGCSCAGPYGHRLLGINLEESHEFSREVAQGCEGIKPGWIRINFNYFISENVFRYILAAVDLIASDGWRLLPDYTFDPVSGLWKHRSGPIEPPQRLSQISYDSNGAMQYPHNNDRAPESALLDYLEQGRRILADARPNTEPTESGELVSAGLVRDDFEALRWFDLPPVSLRSTR, encoded by the coding sequence ATGAGTTCTCTCACTGCCATCCCGGACCGCGATCCTGAACTGGTCGACACGCCTCTGATGCTCACCGTGCGCAACTCAGTGATCGGTGACGACCAGGTGATGGATGGACCCTATGGTCCGCGCCGGGTCACGTACGCGGACTACACGGCCAGCGGTCGCGCCCTGACATTCATCGAGGACTTCATCCGCAACGAGATGCTGCCGCGCTACGCCAACACCCACACCGAGAGCAGCGGGACCGGGCTGCAGACCACCCGTTTGCGCGAAGACGCTCGCGCACTGGTGGCTGAGTCGGTGGGAGCAGACGACGAGTACGCCGTCATCTTCGCCGGCGCGGGGTGCACGGGGGCGATCGACAAACTCGTGGGGATCCTCAACATCAGGGTTCCTGCCGATCTCGACGCCAAGTACCGGTTGACTGATCACATCCCAGCCGACGAACGCCCCGTGGTGTTCATCGGCCCCTACGAACACCACAGCAACGAGTTGCCGTGGCGAGAGTCGATTGCCGATGTGGTCGTGATCCATGAGGATCCGGATGGCCAGATCGATGCGTCCCAACTGGAATCCGAACTGGTCACATACGCGGACCGGCCGTTGCTGATCGGCTCCTTCAGCGCCGCGAGCAATGTCACGGGAATCATGTCCGACGTCCAAGGGATCACCCGATTGCTGCACGCGCACGGCGCCTTGGCGTTCTGGGACTACGCCGCGGCAGCCCCGTACGTGGAGATCGACATGACACCCGGCGCTGACGATCTGGCGATCGACGCCATCTTCTTCTCTCCGCACAAGTTCATCGGAGGTCCCGAGACCCCGGGAGTGCTGGTGGTCCGCCGCGAGCTCGTGACCAACAGCGTCCCCGATGTGGTCGGGGGCGGCACGGTTCTGTTCGTCAACCCCGATGAGCACGTGTATCTGTCGGACATCGTCCATCGCGAGGAGGGCGGCACCCCAGCGATCATCGAAGCAGTGCGGGCGGGACTGGTCATGCAGTTGAAGTCGGCAGTCGGGATCGACGTGATCCGGGCCCACGAAACCGACTTCGTGCACCGGGCGATGCGAGTCTGGGAACGAAACCCGGCCATCGAGATCCTGGGCAGCCACGAGGCCGACCGCCTGTCCATCGTCTCGTTCACCATCCACACCCCCAGCGGCCGGTATCTGCACCACAACGCGGCCGTCGCGATGCTCAACGACCTCTTCGGAATCCAGTCACGCGGTGGATGCTCCTGCGCCGGCCCTTACGGTCATCGACTGCTGGGCATCAACCTCGAAGAGAGCCACGAGTTCAGCCGTGAGGTCGCACAGGGCTGCGAGGGAATCAAACCGGGCTGGATCCGGATCAACTTCAACTACTTCATTTCCGAAAACGTGTTCCGCTACATCCTGGCGGCTGTCGACCTGATCGCGAGTGACGGCTGGCGCCTGCTGCCCGACTACACGTTCGACCCTGTCTCGGGGTTGTGGAAACACCGCAGCGGCCCGATCGAACCGCCACAGCGGTTGTCGCAGATCAGTTATGACTCCAACGGCGCGATGCAGTATCCACACAACAACGACCGGGCCCCGGAGTCGGCGCTGCTCGACTACCTCGAGCAGGGCCGCCGGATCCTCGCCGACGCCCGGCCGAACACCGAGCCGACCGAATCCGGGGAGTTGGTGTCCGCCGGACTGGTCCGTGACGACTTCGAGGCACTGCGCTGGTTCGACCTGCCCCCGGTGTCCCTGCGATCAACTCGCTGA